DNA from Lactobacillus johnsonii:
GCACCACCTGTCTCAGCGTCCCCGAAGGGAACACCTAATCTCTTAGGTTTGCACTGGATGTCAAGACCTGGTAAGGTTCTTCGCGTTGCTTCGAATTAAACCACATGCTCCACCGCTTGTGCGGGCCCCCGTCAATTCCTTTGAGTTTCAACCTTGCGGTCGTACTCCCCAGGCGGAGTGCTTAATGCGTTAGCTGCAGCACTGAGAGGCGGAAACCTCCCAACACTTAGCACTCATCGTTTACGGCATGGACTACCAGGGTATCTAATCCTGTTCGCTACCCATGCTTTCGAGCCTCAGCGTCAGTTGCAGACCAGAGAGCCGCCTTCGCCACTGGTGTTCTTCCATATATCTACGCATTCCACCGCTACACATGGAGTTCCACTCTCCTCTTCTGCACTCAAGTTCAACAGTTTCTGATGCAATTCTCCGGTTGAGCCGAAGGCTTTCACATCAGACTTATTGAACCGCCTGCACTCGCTTTACGCCCAATAAATCCGGACAACGCTTGCCACCTACGTATTACCGCGGCTGCTGGCACGTAGTTAGCCGTGACTTTCTAAGTAATTACCGTCAAATAAAGGCCAGTTACTACCTCTATCTTTCTTCACTACCAACAGAGCTTTACGAGCCGAAACCCTTCTTCACTCACGCGGCGTTGCTCCATCAGACTTTCGTCCATTGTGGAAGATTCCCTACTGCTGCCTCCCGTAGGAGTTTGGGCCGTGTCTCAGTCCCAATGTGGCCGATCAGTCTCTCAACTCGGCTATGCATCATTGCCTTGGTAAGCCGTTACCTTACCAACTAGCTAATGCACCGCAGGTCCATCCAAGAGTGATAGCAGAACCATCTTTCAAACTCTAGACATGCGTCTAGTGTTGTTATCCGGTATTAGCATCTGTTTCCAGGTGTTATCCCAGTCTCTTGGGCAGGTTACCCACGTGTTACTCACCCGTCCGCCGCTCGCTTGTATCTAGTTTCATTTAGTGCAAGCACTAAAATCATCTAGGCAAGCTCGCTCGACTTGCATGTATTAGGCACGCCGCCAGCGTTCGTCCTGAGCCAGGATCAAACTCTCATTTTCCTTTTGAAAATGAGCTTTTTATCGTTTAGCTCTAAAACTTTCTTTGAGTTATCTCAAATTTATTGCTTACGAATTGACTTCGCTTTTGTTTGGGATTTTTATATCCCGCACACTTTCAGCGAAACTTTGTTCAGTTTTCAAGGTACTACCGTTGTCATGTGACAACTTTTATATTATATCATGTCTTTTAAGCTTTGACAAGAACTTTTTTTAATTTTCTCATCTCTCTCAAATGACAGCTTTATAATATTATCATCTTTTGCTCGCTTTGGCAAACTTTTTTTGAACTTTTTTATTCGCTCTTTTCGCTTGCCTCAAACAGCATGTATTACTTTACAGGCTTTTTCACTTTTCGTCAACATGGTTTTGAATAAAAATATATATTGCGAATATTCATTTAATTAATAATTTAATTGTTCAGATTTATCATTTTTCATTCCTATTTTAATTGAGATTTAAGTCTTAAAATTCGGATATAAAAAAATTGTGTTAAGTATAATCACTTAACACAATTTTTAATTATCTTTTCAATTCTGGGGCATCTGTCTTGAAATCACTTTGAGTTGTCTTTTTGCCATTCTGATACCAGACACTATTCTTACTCTTCTTCTCAGCCTTTTTCAATCGTTTTAATGAATCAGATTTCTTATATGAATAATTTTTTCTCTTCACATATTCAAATCCATCTGGCTTATAGAAGCGCAAAAGATTTCCTGTAATTACTCGGTCTGATAAGGAGAGCTCGGTCGTTACTGTATTAGAAATGGATGCTAATTGGGCCTTTACTTTCTTGCTTGGATGAGTTATTCGCTTTCCTGATTGCGTGTAGTAATAACTTCCTTCTACTTTACTATATTTTGGAGTAATAAAGTCACCATTTCGCTGGGCAACAATCTGTGGAGCATTTTTAGCCAAAAGACTATGTCCAAACTGAATCATATTTTGGTCATTAATTCCTAATAAATTAAATAAGGTTGGTCTAACGTCAATCTCGCCACCATAGGTATGATTAATACCACCCTTAAGTCCAGGCATGTGGAACATTAATGGTACCCGTTGGAATTGGAGATTATCAAAATTATTAAAGCTATCTTTATCCAATAATTGGGCAGACGCCTTATGGTGATTTCCAGAAATTCCGTAGTGATCTCCATAAAGCATAATTAGAGTATTCTTCTCTAAACCAGATTTCTTCAGATAGCTCATCAATTCTCCAATTGCTTGATCAAGATAATGAGCAGTTTGAACATATCCATCTACTGTTTTATCACCCGTATCAGTTTTATCAATGGATTGATTTTTTTTATCTAAATCATATGGATAGTGGTTCGTTACCGTAATCATCTTTAAATAAAATGGCTGTGGTAAATGCTCCATATATTTAATCGACTGATCAAAGAAAAGCTTATCTTTAATTCCATATCCTAAGTAATATCCTTTTTTATTTTGATAATAAGATAAAGGCATGAAATAATCGTAGCCAAAAGACTTATAAGCATTATCACGATTCCAGAATGAACCTGCCCCACCATGCATAACTGCACTAGTGTAGCCAGCCTTTTGACCTAGTATAGCTGGAGCACTTTCAAAAGTGTTAGATGTTCCATAACTTGACATAGCAGATCCTGATTGTAAACCAAAAATAGAGTTTTCTAGCATCATTTCAGCATCGGAAGTCTTACCCTGTCCTACTTGATTAAAGAAATTATCAAAACTAATAGTATCGTTAGCATGATATAACTTATTCAAGTTAGGGGTAACTTCTTTTCCATGCCACTTATAATCAATTAAAAATTGCTGGAAACTCTCTAAGTGGATTACCAATACATTCTTATTCTTTGCCACGCCATAATATTCCGGATTAGGGGCAATATAATTTTTCTTGATATACGACTGAACAGTTTTTAGATCACTATGGTTTGCTTTAGCCATAATTGCATTATTTTGAGCTGTCTTTACTCCATCGTATACTGCAAAAGCATTCAATCCTAAATATTTGACAATATAGTTATTATCAAAAGTTCTAGTCAATAAACCAGAACGATCCTTTTGTGCCATAGTTAAATTAGTACCGATCAATACTACAGCTAAGCCTTCAATTAAAAGTGAAACCTTTAATTTTAGACGTCGAACATCAATTTTAAAAACTTTAAGAGCTATTAGTAGAACAATGATAACTACATCTAAAAATACTAAAAAATCTGTTCCTTTTGTGATGCCCGCAATACTTTTTCCTAAATTATCAGAAGTAGATCCGGATGTTTTAATGATAGAAGTAGATAAAAAATCAGAAAATTCTCGATAATATAATATATTTGAAAATAGCCAAAGAGATAAAAGAAAATCAATTATGACCATAATCCAGTAGGATTTCCTACCCTTAAAAAATAAACCAATTCCAATTAATAAAATAGCAGTTGGCAGTGGATTTATCAGTAGCAAAAAATTTTGCATTGAGCCCACTACACCTAAATTAAACTTTGTTATATAGGTTAAATATGTTTTTATCCAAAAAAATACAACAACTACAGTGAAAAAGCCTAATTTAGTTTTAGTTAACCAATTATATGATGCTTTTAGGCGTCCCATCTAAGTCCTCCTCAACTTTGTTCTTTCATGATATTACTACTAAAAAATGGTTTTGATAAATTAAAATAGCAAATTTAAGGAATTTTAATGACTTTTTACTTTCTTGGGCTTAAAGAGCCAACCGAATATCCCTAAAATCATTCCAAAAAAGTAGGTAGTAAAACGCCATAAGAACATCCCTAGAGTCAACAAAATATTTGAATGAATAAAAGTAGAAAACAATGTCTGAAAACTAAATTCTGCTCCACCAGATGCTCCTGGAATTGGAACAATTGCCATAAACATAATAATCATAATGTTCATCTGTGTAACGTCTAACCAAGAAGGTGTTAAATTTAACGCTAACAAGATCAAGTACGGAATTGAATAGAAACATAGAAGTTGACCAATAGTCAAAATACTGGCCCCTAATAATTTTTTCTTTTCACGTTTTAAATTCTGTCCTTCTGCATAGAAAGTCTCAATTTTCTCCATCGTATTCTTACGCCATTTTTCAACAGTATTTTTGTTCATAAATTTTTCCAGTAAATCCATGACCCAATTAGTAGTATTTTTTGTCCATCGATATGCAAACATAATTGCTAATAGAAAAATTATGGAACTTACATGAAGAATAAAACCAATTAAAATAAACAAGGCCAATCCTGAAAATTTGGTCACTACCATATGAAAACCAAAAATAATTGTCGATACGTACGCAAATAAAACGCAAATTTGATAAATTATAAATTTCATTAACAGAATAGATGTCGCCCGTCCACCTTCTATTCCCATCTGAATCATGGCTACTAACTGAGAAGGTTGACCACCGGTAGACAATGGCGTTATCGCATTAAATAAAGCTTGAATAATTGGAATTCTAAAAAAAGACCATGCCGAGCGATGTGGATCTCCCTTTTTATGCTCTAAAATCCAAATAATAGCAGCTTCACAAACATATGACAAAACCATTACCAACAAAACTAACAGCAAGAAAGTTAAATTTAATTTTTTACTTGCTTCCCATAATGCCTTAATTGGTGTTTTCCGTAATTCCTGCCAAATAACAAAGCCACTAATTAAAAGAACAATCAGCATCCCTATAAAATGTTTTTTGTTCATTACTTGATTTGCCCTAACTTTCTACCAATTTCATATTGTTCCATGTAAAAGTCATGCCATATTTTAGCAAGATGATCTTCAGAATATTCTTGACTGGCTTGAGCAGATAAATCTTGATACCTCTTTAATTTTTTAGGATTTGATACTACGGATTTAATTTGAGCATTTAACTCAATAAAATCCTTACCTTTCATATAGTATCCGTCAATAATAGCTTGATATAAATCCAAATCACGTAATAAAACAGGAGTATTACATGAAAAAGCTTCTAAAACTGACATTGGAAATAATTCATCAAAAGATGGGAGTAAAAACAAGTCAGCAATGTTTAAATAGCTAACTAATTCTTCTCGTGGCACAATACCAGTAAATTTCAAATTTTTTGGAGGATTATCAATTAACTTCTTAAAATGAGCATATCCATCCGTCATTTTACCGAATGAGAATCCACCAGCCCAAATAAATTGAATATCCGGATTGGCTTCTGCTAACTTCGCAAAGTCATCCACACCTTTTCTTTCTTGAACTTGTCCATCTCCAACAATTACAAACTTATCTAACGGAATATGCAATTTATTCCTAAAGGCATTTTTTTGTACTTGACTTTGCTCATAAAATTCACTTTTTGCTACAAAATTAGGAATATATTTTACCTTTTTTTCGCTAATTCCATACTTCACCAATTTGTCAATGAAGATTGGATTAACTACTACTATCTGATCCATTCTTTTATAAAAATCAATAACGTACTTATAAAAGATACTTTTTGCTGGTTCAGGGAGCTTAACAGATCCTTCTAATGTTTCCGGCAGAAAATGCACATATCCAATTTTTCTTCCACGACTAGGTAAAAAACTGTTAGCAAAATAAGTAGGATTGATAGTGTGGTAATGAGTTAAATCACTTGCTCCATATTTATTAACCGTTACATAAAAATCTTCTACTAAGCGGGTTCTAAGTAAGCGCACTAGTTCTTTGTAAGCCGATCCCACACCCTGTCCCTGAACTGAATCAGCCTGGGAAAACATATTAATTCTAATCATAATTTACCTCAGTTGTTTGTTTGTTCTGGATTGCATCCTGATAAAAACCTTCTATTTTATGTGCAAAAGTAGCTGCTGATACATCCACTAATTTATTTTTCTTTATATCTTCAGGAATCGTAAATTGATTTTCTTTTAGATAGCCAAGAATCTCACTTTTCATTTCATCCTTTGTTTTAAAAGTACAACCCAATTCTTTATTATCAAAAACATTCTCTGTGTAATCGGTACTATACACTACACTTTTTGTTCCAGCGGCTAATGCCTCAATATAGGTTAACCCTTGCGTTTCAGTATCACTTGCAGATACGAATAAGTCAGCCATACGATAATAATTTCCAACATCACTATGTTCGACACTACCTGCAAAAGTTACATAGTCTTCTAAAGAAAGTCGAGCAACTTGATCTTTTAGCGGCTGTACATCAGGACCATCGCCGGCAATTACAAACTTTACGTTAGGCTCTTTTTCCAAAATCTCAGGTAAAACATCTAAGATTTGATCTATTTTCTTTTCAGCTGCTACCCTACTTAGTGTAAGAATAACTTTATCTTTTGAATTGAGTCCCAATTCCTTTCGAACATCGCGACGAGGATTTTCATTGATAGCTGTTAAATCAACCCCTGTGGGAATAATACGCATTGGAATTGTAACTCCATACCGCTTCAATGTTTCTTTTACACGCTGACTTGGTGCCACTACCCCATCCATCTTATGTAGATAAGCCTTCGTAATTTGTTTAACATGATATGGCTTCAATAGATGTCCATTTAACACATAATGTAAATAATCTTCATACATAGTATGGTAAGTATGAATAGCGGGAATATCTAACGAATGCGCAACGTATTTTCCAATCATGCCCATTGCAAACTCAGTTTGAGTATGAACAATGTCTAATTTTACTTCTTTAGCAATTTTTGTCGCCTGAAATAAACCTCTAACTGCAATCCTTCTATCTGTAAAAGATACAAAAGGTACACTGCTAACTCTGAAAATATTTGGCTCAATAGTCCCCTTTCCTAAATGAGGATCAGTTGTAGTAAAAATGAAGACAGAATGTCCATCCGCTTCAAGAGAATTTTTTAAAGTTTGAATTGAAGTTGCGACCCCAGAAAGCTGAGGAAAATAAGTATCGGTAAATAACCCAATATTCATATAAAAATACCTCCATTAAAGAACATTATAAAGTTAGTAGAAAGGAGTTGCAATTTTGGATAAAAAAAAGACGTGAGAATTAACTCACGTCTTTTTGCCAGAATGTCTGAATAAATAGCGGTGATCGGGGTCGAACCGATACGTCCCAGGGGACACCAGATTTTGAGTCTGACGCGTCTGCCAATTCCGCCACACCGCCATAAATGAAATTAATCAGGAAATTCAGGCGAAGGCGGTGATCGGATTTGAACCGATGATTAGGGTTTTGCAGACCCGTGCCTTACCACTTGGCTACACCGCCAACCTCTGATCATTAACAAATTGGGATAGTTGGATTCGAACCAACGCATGATGAAGTCAAAGTCCATTGCCTTACCACTTGGCTATATCCCAATGTTAGGGCGGAATGTGGGGATCGAACCCACGCATGCCGGATCCACAAACCGGTGTGTTAACCACTTCACCAATTCCGCCATAATATTAAAAACAGGGATAGTAGGAATTGAACCCACACTAGCGGTTTTGGAGACCGATGTACTACCTTTATACGATATCCCTATTTAATGGAGGCCAGTGGATTCGAACCACCGAACTCAGAGAGAGCGGTTTTACAGACCGCCGCGTTTAGCCACTTCGCTAGGCCTCCAGAATGGCGCGAGACGGAATCGAACCGCCGACACAAGGAGCTTCAATCCTTTGCTCTACCAACTGAGCTATCGAGCCATTTACGGTCCCTACCGGACTCGAACCGGTGATCTCCTCCGTGACAGGGAGGCGTGATAACCACTACACTAAGGGACCATATTGCGGGAATAGGATTTGAACCTATGACCTTCGGGTTATGAGCCCGACGAGCTACCAGACTGCTCCATCCCGCGATGATTAAGGAGGATGTGGGATTCGGACCCACGCGCGGGCAGAACCCGCCTGACGGTTTTCAAGACCGTTCCCTTCAGCCGGACTTGGGTAATCCTCCATTTATACCATCTTTTAATATGGTAATGACCCGTACGAGATTTGAACTCATGTTACCGCCGTGAAAGGGCGGTGTCTTAACCGCTTGACCAACGGGCCATACGTTTTTAACGTACTTATTAATCATACCTGATTTAGAAAGTGATGTCAACAACTTTTTTCAAAAACTTTTTTTGAAGCTTTGCTGTTTGTTACTCTCCGCATCAGCAATAACTATATTACTAAAAACATTCTAACTATGCAACCCCTAATTTTAATTTTTTTACTTTATTTCTTTTTTTATCTCTTTAAGCCTATATGGTGCTACACTAAGCGTATACGGAGGTGTTTTTATGTCTAATGAAAGATGTATTATTGACAACAAAAAAGGCAAAAAACTAATTAAATTAGCTGATGGAAATATGATTTGTGAAGATCATGCAAAACTTACTCCTTGGCAAAGAGAAGAATTGATTGAAAAAGATGCAAATCAAGTTAATGAGTATATAGATAAAATGACTAATACCCATTTAGCTGCATATGGCTTAGAAAATTCGGAAGCATCATACAAGCCTCTTCTTCATAGAGCGGCCCAAAGTGATCTAATGGAAAATACTTCCCCAGAGGATACATTAAAGCTTCAAAACTGGATATTAATCAAGCAAAATGCAGAAATAATTGACCTGCTTAAAGAATTAAACATAAGAAACTAGCTAGCCCATATAACTATAGAAACATTCGTTCCATCTGAACAATGTGTCTTTTTTTAGACTAACAAAAATACGACCTTGAAATATGTAAAAATCGCTCTATAAACTCTTTATTTCATTTTAAAGCTAAATTCCTCCTCAGGAGCCTTTAAAAGCCATATAGAAAAGATATAAGGCTCATCACCGCATCAAGGATTTGTCTCTTCTACTCTAATTTTCAAAAGACGGCTGCTTTACCTCTTTTTGTCCGCATAATAGACATCGAAATTTTCTCTGCTTATTACATAACTGAACTTTCGACACTCTCTTACACAAGTATTGTCTTACTCCTAATAAGGGACTAAAAAAATTTTCTTAGTTCAATCAAGGTAAGGGACTGGAAGGAAACTAAGATTTATCTACTTCCAAGACTATTTTCGAATAATCCAATTGCTTTTAATTTAGTTTCAACTGTATATTTGTTTAGAGCAAACTCCCCAGGTTGGTTTCATATCCAACTCTGGGAGTTAAGTTTATAATTTTTTCGGCTGTATAATTTTTGGCTCTATACTTTTTCCTGTTGATGGATATCTATGATATTCTATCGACAGGATTTTTATTACACAAAGAAAGAGGCCATAAGCCTCACTGCATTAAATCTTCTGATTCCACTCTAAAGAATAAAGGTGATTGCTTATGTCCTCTAACAATGATTGTATTAAATTTCATCTCAATATTGAAGATCCTAATATTATTTTTTCTGATTATTAAAAAAAATATATTAACGGCAAATATCATAATCTCTATGTAGCTAAACTTATTCAGTCCCATTGTCCTTACTGTCTTTCCTCTAATCTTAAGCATAACGGTCATTACGTTTCTAACGTTCGTTTCATTACTGCTGATGCTAGTAAGCCCGTTACTATCAGATTAAGAAAACAACGTGTTCTCTGCAATGACTGTTTAAAAAGATCTATGGCTCAATCTAATCTGGTTAATAAAGGCTCCTATATCTCTAACACTTCTAAGCGAAAAATACTTTCTGCTCTTACTGAAGATCGTTCAATGACCAGCATTGCTAGAGAACATAATGTATCTGTCAACACGGTTCAAAGAGTATTAGAAGCCTGCTCTTCTAAGTTCTATGATAACTTTGATCATCTCCCTGAACACTTAGCTTTTGATGAATTCAAAGGTGTAGGCAAAAAGCTTCACTTTATTTGTCTAGATGGTGATACTCACAAAGTTGTTCAAATTCTTAGAACTCGTTTCAAACCTGATATTCTACGCTATTTTTACAAGTTCACTCCTAAAGCTCGTGCAATGGTTAAAACAGTAACTATGGATCTTAATTGTTATTATCCTTTAGTTGCTAGAGAATTATTTCCAAATGCTCAGATAGTTATTGACCGTTTTCATATGGTTCAAATGCTTACTAGATCGTTTAATATTTTCCGAGTTCAAATCATGAAGCAATTTAAAAAGCAAAGCCATGAATATAAGCTTTTAAAGTCTCCTTGGAAGCTTTATCTCATGAAATATGACAAACTTAATAAGACTACTCCCTACTACGATTGGCATTTTAAAGACTCTCTCACTCAGGAACATGTTGTCTTAGATGGTTTAGATTGTGACCAAACCTTAGAAAATACTTATTGGGTTATGCAAGACTTTATGACTGCTATTCAGGATAACGATGAAAAGAAAGTTATCCATCTACTTCATTCAAAACAAAGTGTTGGTAAACAAATGCATCAAACTCTATTAACTTTTAAACGTAATTATTCTGGTGTCCTAAACGGTATTACCTCAACTTATTCTAATGGTTGTCTTGAAGGAGTTAACCGCAAGATTAAACAAATTGAACGTACTGCTTATGGCTATAGAAATTTCAAACATTTATTAATTAGAATTAGACTCGAAGAAAATATTATAAAAGAAAAGGAATCAAACAGCTATTTCTTAGCTGCTTAATTCCTTCTTAAAATTATCCATCAACAGGATTTGCAAAAGAGCCATTTTTTCTGTCTACTCATCCATATACTTGGACAAAGAGTTTTTTATTTTCAAAGATACAAAAAAACACACTAGTACCATTACTAGTGTGTTTACTTAAAGCGGAGATTGAGAGATTCGAACCCTCGCGCCGGTATAAACCGACCTACACCCTTAGCAGGGGCGCCTCTTCAGCCACTTGAGTAAATCTCCAATGGGCCTAAATGGACTTGAACCATCGACCTCACGCTTATCAGGCGTGCGCTCTAACCAGCTGAGCTATAGGCCCCTTTCCTTTGAAGCGGGTAACGAGAATCGGACTCGCGACTAAAGCTTGGAAGGCTTTCGTTTTACCACTAAACTATACCCGCAACTTCTTGCTTCCTAATGGCGCGAGACGGAATCGAACCGCCGACACAAGGAGCTTCAATCCTTTGCTCTACCAACTGAGCTATCGAGCCATTACGGTCCCTACCGGATTCGGACCGGTGATCTCCTCCGTGACAGGGAGGCGTGATAACCCCTACACCAAGGGACCATATTGCGGGAACAGGATTTGAACCTATGACCTTCGGGTTATGAGCCCGACGAGCTACCAGACTGCTCCATCCCGCGATGTTTTTATATAAAAAAAGCCAAGATCCTATGGACCTTGTAGGACTCGAACCTACGACCCGACGGTTATGAGCCGTCTGCTCTAACCAACTGAGCTAAAGGTCCAAGCTTACCTCTATAGCGGCGGGGGGGATCGAACCCTCGACCTCCCGGGTATGAACCGGACGCTCTAGCCAGCTGAGCTACACCGCCATCTGTAACTTCCTTCTTATTAAGCTACAATCGGGAAGACAGGATTCGAACCTGCGACCCCCTGGTCCCAAACCAGGTGCTCTACCAAACTGAGCCACTTCCCGAAGTGTGCACCCTGAAGGATTTGAACCTTCAACCTTCTGATTCGTAGTCAGACACTCTATCCAGTTGCGCTAAGGGTGCATCATTATATGCCGAGGACCGGAATCGAACCGGTACGGTTGTCACCAACCGCGGGATTTTAAGTCCCGTGCGTCTGCCAGTTCCGCCACCCCGGCATGATAATGATAAGCGGAAGACGGGATTCGAACCCGCGACCCCCACCATGGCAAGGTGGTGTTCTACCACTGAACTACTTCCGCATTTTTATTCAATTTTTATGCCGATTAAAGGACTCGAACCTTCGACCCCCTGTTTACAAGACAGATGCTCTACCAACTGAGCTAAATCGGCATGGTACGGGTGGTGGGACTTGAACCCACACGTCCGAAAACACTAGAACCTAAATCTAGCGCGTCTGCCAATTCCGCCACACCCGCTTGAGTTTTTTCTGGGCCAATGAGTCGTGGCAGGCTCGAACTGCCGACCCTCTGATTAAAAGTCAGATGCTCTACCAACTGAGCTAACGACTCAATGGAGGATACAGGGCTCGAACCTGTGACCTCCTGCTTGTAAGGCAGATGCTCTCCCAGCTGAGCTAATCCTCCATTTAGCACGGCGACTGCCTACCCTCGCAGGCAGTTTCCCACCAACTACTCTCGGCGTTAAGAAGCTTAACTTCTGTGTTCGGCATGGGAACAGGTGTATCCTTCTTGCCATCGCCACCGTACTCTTTCTGAGCTTTTACACTCAAAACTGAATATAATCTCTAGCCTTTAAACCTTTGAGCTTTGGTCAAGTGCTCGACTGATTAGTACTAGTCCGCTCCACATATCGCTATGCTTCCACTCCTAGCCTATCTACCTCATCGTCTTTAAGGTGTCTTACTGCTTTCGCATCGGAAATCTCATCTTGAGGGGGGCTTCGCACTTAGATGCTTTCAGCGCTTATCCCTTCCATACATAGCTACCCAGCGATGCCTTTGGCAAGACAACTGGTACACCAGCGGTATGTCCATCCCGGTCCTCTCGTACTAAGGACAGCTCCTCTCAAATTTCCTACGCCCACGACGGATAGGGACCGAACTGTCTCACGACGTTCTGAACCCAGCTCGCGTGCCGCTTTAATGGGCGAACAGCCCAACCCTTGGGACCGACTTCAGCCCCAGGATGCGACGAGCCGACATCGAGGTGCCAAACCTCCCCGTCGATGTGAACTCTTGGGGGAGATAAGCCTGTTATCCCCAGGGTAGCTTTTATCCGTTGAGTGATGGCCTTTCCATGCAGTACCACCAGATCACTAAGCCCGACTTTCGTCCCTGCTCGAGTTGTAGCTCTCGCAGTCAAGCTCCCTTATACCTTTACACTCTGCGAATGATTTCCAACCATTCTGAGGGAACCTTTGGGCGCCTCCGTTACACTTTAGGAGGCGACCGCCCCAGTCAAACTGCCCACCTGACACTGTCCTCCAGAACGCTCAGCTCTGTGAGTTAGAGGATCCATCAAACAAGGGTAGTATCCCAACATTGCCTCCGGTAAGACTAGCGTCCTACTTTCTCTGGCTCCTACCTATCCTGTACATGTTTAACAAATACTCAATATCAAGCTACAGTAAAGCTCCATGGGGTCTTTCCGTCCTGTCGCGGGTAACCCGCATCTTCACGGGTATTATAATTTCACCGAGTCTCTCGTTGAGACAGTGCCCAAATCATTACACCTTTCGTGCAGGTCGGAACTTACCCGACAAGGAATTTCGCTACCTTAGGACCGTTATAGTTACGGCCGCCGTTTACTGGGGCTTCAATTCAAACCTTCGCTTGCGCTAAGCTCTCCTCTTAACCTTCCAGCACCGGGCAGGTGTCAGTACCTATACGTCATCTTACGATTTTGCAGATACCTGTGTTTTTGATAAACAGTTGTTTGGGCCTATTCACTGCGGCTGATATTTTACTATCAGCACCCCTTCTCCCGAAGTTACGGGGTCATTTTGCCGAGTTCCTTAACGAGAGTTCTCTCGCTCACCTGAGTGTTCTCCACTCGACTACCTGTGTCGGTTTGCGGTACGGGTAAAATTGTTCTGGCTAGAAGCTTTTCTTGGCAGTGTGACATCATGACCTTCGCTACTTTTATTTCGCTCCGCGTCACAGCTTGAAATCTAAAGACAAGCATTTGACTCATCTTTTTTCTTACTGCTTGCACATGTATTTCCAGCAACATGCGTCATTGGCCTCCTGCGTCCCTCCTTTGCTCATATCGAACAATTTCAGTACAGGAATATCTACCTGTTGTCCATCGGCTACGCCTCTCGGCCTTACCTTAGGTCCCGACTTACCCTGGGCGGACGAG
Protein-coding regions in this window:
- a CDS encoding glycosyltransferase family 4 protein → MNIGLFTDTYFPQLSGVATSIQTLKNSLEADGHSVFIFTTTDPHLGKGTIEPNIFRVSSVPFVSFTDRRIAVRGLFQATKIAKEVKLDIVHTQTEFAMGMIGKYVAHSLDIPAIHTYHTMYEDYLHYVLNGHLLKPYHVKQITKAYLHKMDGVVAPSQRVKETLKRYGVTIPMRIIPTGVDLTAINENPRRDVRKELGLNSKDKVILTLSRVAAEKKIDQILDVLPEILEKEPNVKFVIAGDGPDVQPLKDQVARLSLEDYVTFAGSVEHSDVGNYYRMADLFVSASDTETQGLTYIEALAAGTKSVVYSTDYTENVFDNKELGCTFKTKDEMKSEILGYLKENQFTIPEDIKKNKLVDVSAATFAHKIEGFYQDAIQNKQTTEVNYD
- a CDS encoding lysylphosphatidylglycerol synthase transmembrane domain-containing protein; the protein is MNKKHFIGMLIVLLISGFVIWQELRKTPIKALWEASKKLNLTFLLLVLLVMVLSYVCEAAIIWILEHKKGDPHRSAWSFFRIPIIQALFNAITPLSTGGQPSQLVAMIQMGIEGGRATSILLMKFIIYQICVLFAYVSTIIFGFHMVVTKFSGLALFILIGFILHVSSIIFLLAIMFAYRWTKNTTNWVMDLLEKFMNKNTVEKWRKNTMEKIETFYAEGQNLKREKKKLLGASILTIGQLLCFYSIPYLILLALNLTPSWLDVTQMNIMIIMFMAIVPIPGASGGAEFSFQTLFSTFIHSNILLTLGMFLWRFTTYFFGMILGIFGWLFKPKKVKSH
- a CDS encoding glycosyltransferase family 4 protein — encoded protein: MIRINMFSQADSVQGQGVGSAYKELVRLLRTRLVEDFYVTVNKYGASDLTHYHTINPTYFANSFLPSRGRKIGYVHFLPETLEGSVKLPEPAKSIFYKYVIDFYKRMDQIVVVNPIFIDKLVKYGISEKKVKYIPNFVAKSEFYEQSQVQKNAFRNKLHIPLDKFVIVGDGQVQERKGVDDFAKLAEANPDIQFIWAGGFSFGKMTDGYAHFKKLIDNPPKNLKFTGIVPREELVSYLNIADLFLLPSFDELFPMSVLEAFSCNTPVLLRDLDLYQAIIDGYYMKGKDFIELNAQIKSVVSNPKKLKRYQDLSAQASQEYSEDHLAKIWHDFYMEQYEIGRKLGQIK
- a CDS encoding LTA synthase family protein, with translation MGRLKASYNWLTKTKLGFFTVVVVFFWIKTYLTYITKFNLGVVGSMQNFLLLINPLPTAILLIGIGLFFKGRKSYWIMVIIDFLLSLWLFSNILYYREFSDFLSTSIIKTSGSTSDNLGKSIAGITKGTDFLVFLDVVIIVLLIALKVFKIDVRRLKLKVSLLIEGLAVVLIGTNLTMAQKDRSGLLTRTFDNNYIVKYLGLNAFAVYDGVKTAQNNAIMAKANHSDLKTVQSYIKKNYIAPNPEYYGVAKNKNVLVIHLESFQQFLIDYKWHGKEVTPNLNKLYHANDTISFDNFFNQVGQGKTSDAEMMLENSIFGLQSGSAMSSYGTSNTFESAPAILGQKAGYTSAVMHGGAGSFWNRDNAYKSFGYDYFMPLSYYQNKKGYYLGYGIKDKLFFDQSIKYMEHLPQPFYLKMITVTNHYPYDLDKKNQSIDKTDTGDKTVDGYVQTAHYLDQAIGELMSYLKKSGLEKNTLIMLYGDHYGISGNHHKASAQLLDKDSFNNFDNLQFQRVPLMFHMPGLKGGINHTYGGEIDVRPTLFNLLGINDQNMIQFGHSLLAKNAPQIVAQRNGDFITPKYSKVEGSYYYTQSGKRITHPSKKVKAQLASISNTVTTELSLSDRVITGNLLRFYKPDGFEYVKRKNYSYKKSDSLKRLKKAEKKSKNSVWYQNGKKTTQSDFKTDAPELKR